In the genome of Neodiprion pinetum isolate iyNeoPine1 chromosome 2, iyNeoPine1.2, whole genome shotgun sequence, one region contains:
- the Camta gene encoding calmodulin-binding transcription activator 2 isoform X1 — translation MRQVVVLEPAGSVLVIRQTSLGGGVTSVTTSSAASHQNHTVVPVSVSTSDQNQNRIVVVRSSSNSSTTASVSQSALHSALQQASRKAIKAGNNIGKPTSVTTTANGNCNNSQIDGGSNSGALKDNSSSGNGNNNNINNSVNNVNVTVNANNRINGGSSKVNGNGDEDAGRGESGLGASNRKLTKETTSLEVKPDIETTSDGDPIKLPENLETLPRAEQFPTQRHRWNTNEEIAAILISFQRHVEWQSREVKVRPKSGSMLLYSRKKVRYRRDGYCWKKRKDGKTTREDHMKLKVQGVECIYGCYVHSAILPTFHRRCYWLLQNPDVVLVHYLNVPYPDGDAKLAALPPCLALPPDKKEWTRDELASQLRPMFLGGDVDYDDPNATQHSNHPVDMIVTQLLDRQRASNTPSTGGAQLAPRRLTPDNQVTSTTGGQQPSSTAPNAPRVYSRHSHSTQNQQPAPLVLSLQQIQGGGGLLILNSQPYHQQQQQQQQQQQQQQQQQQQQQQNQRIEMRQVTEQQIVQQTSVDREQQTQHELDNQDSMQRSSTQTLPASSSVVTDFAETLDLSQEDIQRTLSANMVPPAPSPSPADDNIINPMDFIDSSDDVLVNLDAFDVFGDLPELHDFETEQAKAIERGRSDSDANCHPNTAHIAEYSPEWSYTEGGVKVLVAGPWTGGSGSQSYSVLFDAEPVEACLVQPGVLRCRCPAHAPGLASLQVACDGFVVSDSVAFEYRRASTAEPSPERALLDRLADVEARLQGPGPPSPAAHFEERLVAYCQDAVARPWQVGAEPLQSGGPTLLHLAAGLGYSRLACALLHWRAENPSTVLDAEVDALRQDGSGLTPLAWACAAGHADTARILYRWNAMALRVKDNRGRSATEIASGNGHSMIAEELNQLEARRQDEGLFLRPASPRRPSQDSGLDLALCGSPLLDNMELLQEDETSLSLGQQKMESTPSAPNPQETVGEEDAKVLTLAEQIIAALPERIKRGDGEPPSPSSPPSPPPPLTPLEDALMEQMPLDSGELFDSYRDCGGGAASVSDVDADASPSSPSSSCLTPDSPSPPPTTADFCEFLQLQLQLDGGNGHNARYGYENCDRNVVLGGGICGGGGGDSEADLSRLTLSDREQRELYQAARMIQKAYRSYKGRQRQEEAERHAAVLIQQYYRRYKQYAYYRQATRAALVIQSNYRNYRARPGSSSSRQQAAYQQAAHQAARKIQQFMRQSKIKLQSARAVANGSVRQPGHTSQGAVALQSSPSSSPGASLAAANQDATQQTNTVHPCHR, via the exons ATGAGGCAGGTGGTGGTGCTGGAGCCGGCGGGCAGCGTCCTGGTCATCAGACAGACGTCCCTAGGTGGTGGCGTGACTAGCGTGACGACGTCGAGTGCAGCTTCGCATCAGAATCACACCGTGGTGCCGGTCTCAGTGTCAACGAGCGACCAAAATCAGAACAGAATAGTGGTCGTGAGATCGTCGTCGAATTCCTCGACGACGGCCTCGGTCAGTCAGAGTGCCCTTCACTCAGCACTGCAACAGGCCTCCCGGAAGGCGATCAAGGCTGGAAACAACATCGGCAAGCCAACCTCCGTCACCACAACCGCGAACGGTAACTGTAACAACAGTCAGATAGACGGAGGCTCCAACTCCGGAGCCTTAAAGGACAACTCCTCGTCGGGAAATggaaacaacaacaacatcaacaataGCGTCAACAACGTCAACGTCACGGTCAATGCCAATAACAGGATAAACGGAGGGTCGTCCAAGGTGAACGGAAACGGCGACGAGGACGCGGGAAGAGGTGAATCCGGACTCGGTGCATCGAACCGAAAACTGACCAAAGAGACCACCAGCCTCGAGGTCAAACCCGACATCGAGACCACTTCTG ACGGCGACCCGATAAAACTACCAGAGAACTTAGAGACCCTGCCCAGGGCGGAGCAGTTTCCGACACAGAGACATCGATGGAACACCAACGAG GAAATCGCTGCCATTTTGATAAGTTTCCAAAGGCACGTGGAATGGCAGAGTCGAGAGGTAAAAGTTCGTCCAAAAAGCGGATCGATGCTGTTATATTCACGGAAGAAGGTACGATATCGGCGGGATGGTTATTGctggaaaaaacgaaaagacgGGAAGACAACTCGCGAGGATCACATGAAGCTAAAG GTTCAGGGAGTCGAATGTATATACGGCTGCTACGTTCACTCGGCTATCCTGCCAACCTTTCATCGAAGATGTTATTGGCTGTTACAAAATCCAGACGTTGTTCTCGTCCACTATTTGAACGTCCCTTATCCGGACGGCGATGCAAAACTAGCCGCGTTACCACCGTGCCTCGCATTACCACCGGACAAGAAAGAGTGGACCCGGGATGAACTCGCTTCTCAGCTGAGGCCAATGTTCCTCGGTGGAGACGTAGACTATGACGATCCAAACGCAACGCAGCATTCTAATCATCCGGTCGACATGATCGTCACTCAGCTCCTCGACCGGCAAAGAGCATCCAATACCCCGTCGACTGGTGGAGCTCAGCTTGCTCCCAGAAGACTAACGCCCGACAATCAG GTGACTTCCACAACGGGGGGTCAGCAGCCTTCTTCCACAGCACCGAACGCACCTAGGGTATACTCGCGACATTCCCATTCCACCCAGAACCAACAGCCAGCCCCCCTGGTTCTGAGCTTACAGCAAATCCAAGGAGGAGGTGGCCTCTTGATTCTGAACAGCCAGCCTTACcatcagcaacagcagcagcagcagcagcagcagcaacaacaacaacaacaacaacagcagcagcagcagaatcAGCGAATTGAGATGAGGCAAGTGACGGAGCAGCAGATAGTTCAGCAGACGAGCGTCGACAGGGAGCAGCAGACTCAGCATGAATTGGATAACCAGGATAGCATGCAAAGGTCGAGCACTCAAACACTGCCAGCGTCCAGTTCGGTAGTGACAGATTTTGCAGAAACCTTGGACCTCAGTCAGGAAGACATTCAACGAACGTTGTCAGCGAACATGGTGCCCCCTGCTCCATCGCCCTCTCCAGCTGACGACAATATCATCAATCCAATGGACTTTATCGACTCCTCAGACGACGTTCTCGTCAATTTAGACGCCTTTGACGTATTTGGCGATCTACCAGAGCTTCACGACTTTGAAACCGAGCAAGCGAAAGCCATTGAAAGAGGCAGGTCGGATAGCGATGCGAACTGTCACCCGAACACAGCTCATATCGCCGAATATAGTCCCGAATGGAGTTATACAGAGGGTGGCGTAAAG GTACTAGTCGCTGGACCATGGACTGGTGGTAGTGGATCTCAATCTTACTCGGTCTTGTTCGACGCTGAGCCAGTAGAGGCCTGCCTGGTGCAACCTGGGGTGCTACGTTGTCGATGTCCGGCGCACGCTCCAGGTCTGGCTTCCCTTCAAGTAGCCTGTGACGGTTTCGTGGTCTCGGACAGCGTTGCATTTGAGTATCGGCGTGCATCAACAGCCGAACCGAGTCCCGAACGGGCCCTTCTAGACAGGCTGGCTGACGTCGAAGCCCGCCTCCAAGGCCCTGGTCCTCCCTCGCCAGCGGCTCACTTCGAGGAACGACTTGTCGCCTATTGCCAG GACGCAGTTGCGCGACCTTGGCAGGTCGGCGCTGAACCTCTGCAGTCCGGAGGACCGACTCTTCTGCACTTGGCTGCTGGGTTGGGCTACTCTAGGCTGGCTTGTGCTCTACTTCATTGGAGGGCTGAGAATCCCAGCACCGTACTGGACGCTGAAGTCGATGCCCTACGGCAGGATGGAAGCGGACTCACGCCTCTTGCCTGGGCGTGCGCTGCTGGACATGCCGATACAGCTAGAATACTGTACAG gTGGAACGCGATGGCATTACGAGTGAAAGACAATCGAGGTAGAAGCGCGACTGAGATAGCATCGGGAAACGGTCATTCGATGATAGCGGAAGAGTTGAATCAATTAGAAGCGCGGAGGCAGGACGAAGGGCTTTTTTTGCGTCCAGCAAGCCCTAGGAGACCTTCCCAAGACAGTGGCCTTGATTTAGCGCTAT GTGGCTCACCGCTGTTGGACAACATGGAGTTGTTGCAAGAAGACGAAACATCGTTGAGCCTCGGCCAACAGAAAATGGAGAGTACTCCTAGTGCTCCCAACCCCCAAGAGACCGTAG GGGAGGAAGATGCCAAGGTACTGACGTTGGCGGAACAGATAATCGCAGCGCTTCCAGAACGAATAAAACGTGGTGACGGAGAACCTCCCTCGCCATCTTCACCCCCGTCACCGCCTCCGCCGTTAACGCCACTGGAAGATGCCTTGATGGAGCAAATG CCCCTGGATTCGGGCGAACTGTTCGAttcgtatcgggactgcggcGGGGGAGCGGCATCAGTGTCAGACGTTGACGCTGATGCCAGTCCCTCGAGTCCATCGAGCAGTTGTCTGACGCCAGACTCGCCCTCGCCGCCACCGACGACTGCGGATTTTTGCGAATTCCTCCAACTCCAGCTACAGCTGGACGGCGGGAACGGTCACAACGCTCGTTACGGTTACGAAAACTGTGATCGTAACGTAGTTTTGGGCGGGGGTATTTGCGGCGGTGGTGGGGGTGACAGTGAGGCCGATTTGAGCAGATTGACACTCTCCGACCGGGAACAACGCGAACTTTATCAAGCCGCTCGAATGATCCAAAAGGCTTACCGCAGCTACAAGGGACGCCAACGGCAAGAAGAAGCCGAACGACATGCTGCCGTACTCATACAGCAGTACTATCGACGGTATAAACAGTACGCTTATTACAG ACAAGCAACTCGAGCAGCGTTAGTTATCCAGAGTAACTACCGCAACTACCGGGCTCGTCCTGGGTCTTCCAGCTCACGGCAACAAGCCGCTTACCAACAAGCCGCCCATCAAGCTGCCAGAAAAATTCAGCAGTTCATGAGGCAATCCAAAATCAA ACTGCAGAGCGCCAGGGCCGTCGCAAACGGGAGCGTGAGGCAGCCGGGACACACTTCACAGGGGGCTGTTGCCCTCCAAAGCTCGCCCTCATCTAGCCCAGGGGCCAGCCTAGCAGCCGCGAACCAAGATGCCACCCAGCAAACAAACACCGTTCATCCTTGCCATCGGTAG
- the Camta gene encoding calmodulin-binding transcription activator 2 isoform X3 has translation MRQVVVLEPAGSVLVIRQTSLGGGVTSVTTSSAASHQNHTVVPVSVSTSDQNQNRIVVVRSSSNSSTTASVSQSALHSALQQASRKAIKAGNNIGKPTSVTTTANGNCNNSQIDGGSNSGALKDNSSSGNGNNNNINNSVNNVNVTVNANNRINGGSSKVNGNGDEDAGRGESGLGASNRKLTKETTSLEVKPDIETTSDGDPIKLPENLETLPRAEQFPTQRHRWNTNEEIAAILISFQRHVEWQSREVKVRPKSGSMLLYSRKKVRYRRDGYCWKKRKDGKTTREDHMKLKVQGVECIYGCYVHSAILPTFHRRCYWLLQNPDVVLVHYLNVPYPDGDAKLAALPPCLALPPDKKEWTRDELASQLRPMFLGGDVDYDDPNATQHSNHPVDMIVTQLLDRQRASNTPSTGGAQLAPRRLTPDNQVTSTTGGQQPSSTAPNAPRVYSRHSHSTQNQQPAPLVLSLQQIQGGGGLLILNSQPYHQQQQQQQQQQQQQQQQQQQQQQNQRIEMRQVTEQQIVQQTSVDREQQTQHELDNQDSMQRSSTQTLPASSSVVTDFAETLDLSQEDIQRTLSANMVPPAPSPSPADDNIINPMDFIDSSDDVLVNLDAFDVFGDLPELHDFETEQAKAIERGRSDSDANCHPNTAHIAEYSPEWSYTEGGVKVLVAGPWTGGSGSQSYSVLFDAEPVEACLVQPGVLRCRCPAHAPGLASLQVACDGFVVSDSVAFEYRRASTAEPSPERALLDRLADVEARLQGPGPPSPAAHFEERLVAYCQDAVARPWQVGAEPLQSGGPTLLHLAAGLGYSRLACALLHWRAENPSTVLDAEVDALRQDGSGLTPLAWACAAGHADTARILYRWNAMALRVKDNRGRSATEIASGNGHSMIAEELNQLEARRQDEGLFLRPASPRRPSQDSGLDLALCGSPLLDNMELLQEDETSLSLGQQKMESTPSAPNPQETVGEEDAKVLTLAEQIIAALPERIKRGDGEPPSPSSPPSPPPPLTPLEDALMEQMPLDSGELFDSYRDCGGGAASVSDVDADASPSSPSSSCLTPDSPSPPPTTADFCEFLQLQLQLDGGNGHNARYGYENCDRNVVLGGGICGGGGGDSEADLSRLTLSDREQRELYQAARMIQKAYRSYKGRQRQEEAERHAAVLIQQYYRRYKQYAYYRQATRAALVIQSNYRNYRARPGSSSSRQQAAYQQAAHQAARKIQQFMRQSKINLSWDESRPTAERQGRRKREREAAGTHFTGGCCPPKLALI, from the exons ATGAGGCAGGTGGTGGTGCTGGAGCCGGCGGGCAGCGTCCTGGTCATCAGACAGACGTCCCTAGGTGGTGGCGTGACTAGCGTGACGACGTCGAGTGCAGCTTCGCATCAGAATCACACCGTGGTGCCGGTCTCAGTGTCAACGAGCGACCAAAATCAGAACAGAATAGTGGTCGTGAGATCGTCGTCGAATTCCTCGACGACGGCCTCGGTCAGTCAGAGTGCCCTTCACTCAGCACTGCAACAGGCCTCCCGGAAGGCGATCAAGGCTGGAAACAACATCGGCAAGCCAACCTCCGTCACCACAACCGCGAACGGTAACTGTAACAACAGTCAGATAGACGGAGGCTCCAACTCCGGAGCCTTAAAGGACAACTCCTCGTCGGGAAATggaaacaacaacaacatcaacaataGCGTCAACAACGTCAACGTCACGGTCAATGCCAATAACAGGATAAACGGAGGGTCGTCCAAGGTGAACGGAAACGGCGACGAGGACGCGGGAAGAGGTGAATCCGGACTCGGTGCATCGAACCGAAAACTGACCAAAGAGACCACCAGCCTCGAGGTCAAACCCGACATCGAGACCACTTCTG ACGGCGACCCGATAAAACTACCAGAGAACTTAGAGACCCTGCCCAGGGCGGAGCAGTTTCCGACACAGAGACATCGATGGAACACCAACGAG GAAATCGCTGCCATTTTGATAAGTTTCCAAAGGCACGTGGAATGGCAGAGTCGAGAGGTAAAAGTTCGTCCAAAAAGCGGATCGATGCTGTTATATTCACGGAAGAAGGTACGATATCGGCGGGATGGTTATTGctggaaaaaacgaaaagacgGGAAGACAACTCGCGAGGATCACATGAAGCTAAAG GTTCAGGGAGTCGAATGTATATACGGCTGCTACGTTCACTCGGCTATCCTGCCAACCTTTCATCGAAGATGTTATTGGCTGTTACAAAATCCAGACGTTGTTCTCGTCCACTATTTGAACGTCCCTTATCCGGACGGCGATGCAAAACTAGCCGCGTTACCACCGTGCCTCGCATTACCACCGGACAAGAAAGAGTGGACCCGGGATGAACTCGCTTCTCAGCTGAGGCCAATGTTCCTCGGTGGAGACGTAGACTATGACGATCCAAACGCAACGCAGCATTCTAATCATCCGGTCGACATGATCGTCACTCAGCTCCTCGACCGGCAAAGAGCATCCAATACCCCGTCGACTGGTGGAGCTCAGCTTGCTCCCAGAAGACTAACGCCCGACAATCAG GTGACTTCCACAACGGGGGGTCAGCAGCCTTCTTCCACAGCACCGAACGCACCTAGGGTATACTCGCGACATTCCCATTCCACCCAGAACCAACAGCCAGCCCCCCTGGTTCTGAGCTTACAGCAAATCCAAGGAGGAGGTGGCCTCTTGATTCTGAACAGCCAGCCTTACcatcagcaacagcagcagcagcagcagcagcagcaacaacaacaacaacaacaacagcagcagcagcagaatcAGCGAATTGAGATGAGGCAAGTGACGGAGCAGCAGATAGTTCAGCAGACGAGCGTCGACAGGGAGCAGCAGACTCAGCATGAATTGGATAACCAGGATAGCATGCAAAGGTCGAGCACTCAAACACTGCCAGCGTCCAGTTCGGTAGTGACAGATTTTGCAGAAACCTTGGACCTCAGTCAGGAAGACATTCAACGAACGTTGTCAGCGAACATGGTGCCCCCTGCTCCATCGCCCTCTCCAGCTGACGACAATATCATCAATCCAATGGACTTTATCGACTCCTCAGACGACGTTCTCGTCAATTTAGACGCCTTTGACGTATTTGGCGATCTACCAGAGCTTCACGACTTTGAAACCGAGCAAGCGAAAGCCATTGAAAGAGGCAGGTCGGATAGCGATGCGAACTGTCACCCGAACACAGCTCATATCGCCGAATATAGTCCCGAATGGAGTTATACAGAGGGTGGCGTAAAG GTACTAGTCGCTGGACCATGGACTGGTGGTAGTGGATCTCAATCTTACTCGGTCTTGTTCGACGCTGAGCCAGTAGAGGCCTGCCTGGTGCAACCTGGGGTGCTACGTTGTCGATGTCCGGCGCACGCTCCAGGTCTGGCTTCCCTTCAAGTAGCCTGTGACGGTTTCGTGGTCTCGGACAGCGTTGCATTTGAGTATCGGCGTGCATCAACAGCCGAACCGAGTCCCGAACGGGCCCTTCTAGACAGGCTGGCTGACGTCGAAGCCCGCCTCCAAGGCCCTGGTCCTCCCTCGCCAGCGGCTCACTTCGAGGAACGACTTGTCGCCTATTGCCAG GACGCAGTTGCGCGACCTTGGCAGGTCGGCGCTGAACCTCTGCAGTCCGGAGGACCGACTCTTCTGCACTTGGCTGCTGGGTTGGGCTACTCTAGGCTGGCTTGTGCTCTACTTCATTGGAGGGCTGAGAATCCCAGCACCGTACTGGACGCTGAAGTCGATGCCCTACGGCAGGATGGAAGCGGACTCACGCCTCTTGCCTGGGCGTGCGCTGCTGGACATGCCGATACAGCTAGAATACTGTACAG gTGGAACGCGATGGCATTACGAGTGAAAGACAATCGAGGTAGAAGCGCGACTGAGATAGCATCGGGAAACGGTCATTCGATGATAGCGGAAGAGTTGAATCAATTAGAAGCGCGGAGGCAGGACGAAGGGCTTTTTTTGCGTCCAGCAAGCCCTAGGAGACCTTCCCAAGACAGTGGCCTTGATTTAGCGCTAT GTGGCTCACCGCTGTTGGACAACATGGAGTTGTTGCAAGAAGACGAAACATCGTTGAGCCTCGGCCAACAGAAAATGGAGAGTACTCCTAGTGCTCCCAACCCCCAAGAGACCGTAG GGGAGGAAGATGCCAAGGTACTGACGTTGGCGGAACAGATAATCGCAGCGCTTCCAGAACGAATAAAACGTGGTGACGGAGAACCTCCCTCGCCATCTTCACCCCCGTCACCGCCTCCGCCGTTAACGCCACTGGAAGATGCCTTGATGGAGCAAATG CCCCTGGATTCGGGCGAACTGTTCGAttcgtatcgggactgcggcGGGGGAGCGGCATCAGTGTCAGACGTTGACGCTGATGCCAGTCCCTCGAGTCCATCGAGCAGTTGTCTGACGCCAGACTCGCCCTCGCCGCCACCGACGACTGCGGATTTTTGCGAATTCCTCCAACTCCAGCTACAGCTGGACGGCGGGAACGGTCACAACGCTCGTTACGGTTACGAAAACTGTGATCGTAACGTAGTTTTGGGCGGGGGTATTTGCGGCGGTGGTGGGGGTGACAGTGAGGCCGATTTGAGCAGATTGACACTCTCCGACCGGGAACAACGCGAACTTTATCAAGCCGCTCGAATGATCCAAAAGGCTTACCGCAGCTACAAGGGACGCCAACGGCAAGAAGAAGCCGAACGACATGCTGCCGTACTCATACAGCAGTACTATCGACGGTATAAACAGTACGCTTATTACAG ACAAGCAACTCGAGCAGCGTTAGTTATCCAGAGTAACTACCGCAACTACCGGGCTCGTCCTGGGTCTTCCAGCTCACGGCAACAAGCCGCTTACCAACAAGCCGCCCATCAAGCTGCCAGAAAAATTCAGCAGTTCATGAGGCAATCCAAAATCAA CTTGTCATGGGACGAGTCGCGACCG ACTGCAGAGCGCCAGGGCCGTCGCAAACGGGAGCGTGAGGCAGCCGGGACACACTTCACAGGGGGCTGTTGCCCTCCAAAGCTCGCCCTCATCTAG